The DNA window TAAAAACACCAAAGCTTCTGCCAAAGCCAATGCATAGAAGATAGTGAGAGCAGATTGCCGGTTTCTCTCTTGAGAATGTACCTTCGATATTGCtacataatcatgcttgatgAGCTTTATCAGTGACAGAACCACACAAGCTGTTGCAGAGAGAATCTGAAGCCAGTAGAGGATCCTACTGACATGCCTTGAGATGAAGAACCACTTGGtatatggaagaagaggaacaTCTGAAGTGATCCACATCCTAGTTTGTGTTCTTGGTGTACCACTACTCGCACTGGTCTCTCTAGTCCCTTCCACCAAGAGTATTATGGTAATGAACCAGAAATCTGTTTTGTCCAAGGTTATTGCAAAACCGCCAAGGAGGACAACAGTTGCCCAAATAAAACCAAGAGTTCCCAGACCTGTTGCTGCTTTCTCCAGCACTGCTAGCTGCAGAGCAAAGAGGGTGAGGCTCTTCTCCGGTGCTCTAACGGTGGCGTTGCTTGTTGGGGAGACAGAGTTGGAAGTAGTGCTGCTAAGGCCGTGGCCAAGAGGCTCGAATATTGTGATGTCTAGGCTGCATGTGTGGCTTAAATTTTGGAGTTCATCACCTTTTAGATTAATGCTTCCATTTGCATCTCCTTCCATAGAATGCTTATGATCCATGGCAATAGTATATATGTAATGAACTAAGTTTGAGCTTTGAAGACAATATGTAATGATGAGGTTAAAACTGAAAGTTGGGTTATTCCTATATATAGAAGAATGAATGAGAAATGAAAGTTTAGGGGAAGAGGCACGCGTTTTATGTGGCTGTGACATGTTGGGAGAAGAGTAACGTCAATTTTCCTAAGAAGTTGGTTTATGCTTTTGCAGTACACATACCTACTAATACTACTAATTTGTTAATTAACTTGTTCCATCTCTTTAGGCTATGCAGAAACTAGTTTCTTGTTTGAATGAAGCTGCGTGTAGTTCCTACTAAGTAACCCTCTATTTTTTAagttcttattattattatccccATCCCatataaacaaatatataaCTATGTTTGTGAACCATTCAAAACTTGGATAATGCTGCTGCCAAGACATGTGAATTGTTTAGCTTTATGGAACAAGAATGGAAATTTGGCAAGAGATGAAATATGTACATGACTGTTTATTTACGTTTCTTCTAATCCATACACCATTGACTTTGTTTAACTATAAAAGAAATTGGTATATGAGCTTACATAAATAAATGACACCTAACATAAACAAGATGTGTTGGTCTAatggttagctcactagtccgcttaaacAAGTGTTGGGGGTTTGAATCCaaccttgtgcatgcagcaatccATTAGCTAGCGGCAAATCTTTAAAAGAAACTTCGATCCACGGATTAGTCTTTGACCTGTCGGGTTGGGGGATACTATGGGAAACCAAAAAAATGACACCTAACATCCTTGTATTGAACAAGGAGTGATAACTTATTGCCATTACTATGATCATATTATTGACCGGCAAAACATTACTCTAATACCTGTTTCTTTGCACCACAATCTTAAAGTAACTACTAAATAAGCATTTTACTCTTTCTTGCATTTGTAGAACTTACTTGTGTCTATTCTTTTCAAGAAAACCGATCTAATGTGCACGCCTAGCAATTTATTGACATAGTTTATGTATTAGACACAAAGAATGAGGTTGTCCTCTGGGATTGGGATGGGACCACTGTATCTTAGAAGTTCCTGTGCACGCcacatatatatacactttTTGGTGATTGATTTTGAGTAATACACTAATACTTGAGGATCCAAGGTGGTTCAATATTTCCTCAAGTGTTCCTCTGATGCGTGGGCAGAAGAAATAGAAATGGATAAGGAGGACTTTACAATATTaattgcaattaataaaaaaaaatcaatttttgtcTACTTTGAACGAGTGCGTGCAACAATGCATGCCCTTACAAAGTATAAACAGCATGAGAATTTATAGCTTCTTTATCTGTGAATCCCACAAACTTGATTTAAGTATGATTAAGCTTTTACTTTCTTACTTAAGAAGAATTTAGTGTGCAGCAATTTTGAGCATGATTAAACTTTCACTTTCTCACTTTAAGAGAGTTTGAATACTTCGTAAAAGTCTTGAGCTAAAGCTAACTAACAAGTGGTAGTGGACAATTATGGTGATTGAGCATTTCCAAGTTCGCTTAGTTTTTATGACCATCCATTCAGCTTATAGAGAGAACAAACAGAAGACATGACAAGGGAGAACGATTATTCTGACCAAAAGCAGGAAAGTTAAACGGCTACAATATATCATTGTTACGATGCCCAAAATTTCAAGGCAAATAcactttataatttatatatctatTCAGTAGAGAACACCACAAATTTGTGGGCAGCAACTGCACTGCTTCCATTTCATGCTTCGTATTCTCTTTTATTAATCAAGTGTAGAGCAACAAATTCATCATAATAGAAACCCCCCTTCCAAACCTCATATTGGTGAAGCATCGTGCTTTAAGATCTGAGAAAACTTCTGCCAGTGATTTCAGTACCACCCAGATTCAGTTCAAGGTTTTGCCAATCAAACCTTTTGTTCAATCAAGATGATTGATCTTGGTTCAGGAATGGGACAAGAACCCGGATATCAGCTCGCATGGCATAAGGCAGTGGTTGGCCACAAATTACTCGTAAAACCTCTACCAATGACCACCAGCTCCACCTTGAGCGGCTGCAACTTTTCGTGCCATGTATTGAGGCTTCGGTTGAAGTCCATTAGAACCTTCAATACCATTGTCTTCTGGCCTTTCGGTTTTACAGCTCGGGTTTCTTCTAGGATATGAACAGCTAGAAGCAGCATATTGTGTCGATACAGGTGGATTTCTAACCATCCTCCGCGGAGCAGCCTCTGCTGTCACTGCTACCCCACAGTTGTTGTAATTCAACGCCGAACCAGCAACTCTCCCAGACCGGGCAGCTATGCCTGGAGTGAATCATGGAAGCGAATTTCAAATACTCAATAGAAGAATCCATTAATAAATTTCATATCCAAACACAAGAAATGTTAACGAAGAACAAATAATGCCTGCTGCTATGCATGTAAGAGAAGCAATAAAGAAGAAAGTGTAGGAAgatgtagaaaaagaaaaatgaatgcTAAAAGCTGGCATCCCACCTTGAATATTTTGAGGAGCATGTAAAGGAGGTTTGGTCAACGGGATAACACCATTCCTATCTATGGCTGGCTTCTCACTTTCTTTGACGCTACACTTGGAGAGATCTTCTGCAACCTCAGATACATTCGGTTTCGACTTATCTGAATATAGTACACATGGCCTGCACTGACAGACTTTAATCACTATGGCTGATAATACAGATGCAGATATGGATATCTTGACAACAAAAAGGAATAGTAGTCAAAGAAGGAAGTCGATTTTCCAGAAATATAACACTGATTACAATACCTGGGTAATGATGCATGTTGCCTTTCAGGTGGAGTAACGGTTCCACCTTTTCCGTAATGCTCCTCGAGATATGCAAATTGCTTCTTGAAGTGGTCAACAGCACTAATAAtaggaaaaagaaggagaaaaacaaTCAAGGGCTGATCGGGAATTCTGACAGACATACAAATTTACAAGCAAAGCATATCATGAAATTGCAGTATAAGTTGCATtgtaacaaataaaaaacatagTCCAAGTTTTCAAAAGGATTACAACATAAAACACCAAGTATTCAAAGGAATGCTTAAGTTTTTGGAAGACATATTCAAACCATGCTAAGAGAACGAAAGTGTAACACATTAGTCAGGTTTGGAAAATACCTCGGATACATGAAACCTGTTGGCTCTGCTCCCTCTAGATGTTCCTTTAACATTTTTGGATGGTACTCCAAAGCCTCTCGGTATATGAGTTCTCGTACATCTTCCTTTGTTATCCTGCGTCTctcaaattcaaattccatCTTGGTAACTGGCTGAGCAGAAGGCTCTCTCTCAACCTTGGCCAAGCCTTTGAAATATGGATCAGCTAGAGCCTAAAAATATTATACACAGTATTGCCTATTAAAACCAACCAAGTATGATGGTGAAAAAAGTGAACTGTAGATGGGTGGAAATTCAACCTCATCAGCAGTAGGTCGATCCTTAGGCTCAAATGCCAGCATTCTTTCTAACAAACGAAGGGCAGGGGGGTCTGCATTAGGAAACTTCTGGGAGAAAGGAACTGGTTTCTTCCTACGCATGCTGCTCAAGTATCTCCGAGCTTTTTCGTTCCTTACCTGTTGATATACTACGGTGGTTATATTAGATAATAACATAAAGAACAGAAAAGTACTAAAAGCATGATAAATCAAACAACACACCCTAGCTATGGCTTCATGAGATGGTGTTCCGAGAAAATCAGTCATGAGGTCCAATTGATGGACAACATTCTTCCCAGGGAAAAGAGGTTTTCCAGTTAATAGTTCTGCAAAAATGCAGCCAATGCTCCATATGTCTATTGCTGGTGTATACTGAAAGACAAAATTCATATTCACATACATTAATCAAATGAAGGATAATAATATTGGTAACAAACATGAAATATAACCATCATCATTTTAATTGAGCAGTAGAAAGTAAATAGTACAAAAACAATATGCATTTCTGGAAGGGGGAAAAATGCTagtagaatatttttaaaaaaattattcataattgTAGAGAACACTGAAGACGAACATATTTCTGTCAAAATTGTTTGAGAAAAAATATTCAAGGGGAAATGTCAGAAAAAGCGATCAATTTTTAATGATCGATTGTAGATAAAAGGTGATAATAGATATTACACCTTGGAGAAAAAGGATCCGCACAACTCAGGAGCTCTATACCACCTTGTAGCAACATAATCCTGAAAGGCAAACAAATTTGCATTAGCATTATGACAAGAGAAGGAGACACGTTTTAAGGTGATTATTTCGGGAGAAAGAGAATTTCTTACAGTCCAGAATATAGCAGTTGGTGTATCGTTGAAAGCCACTCTAGCAAGACCAAAGTCACAAATCTTCAATTTGCAGTCGGCATTTGCTAAAATGTTTTTCGGCTTTAGATCTCGGTGAAAAACATTTGCTGAAAATCCATGAAGAAGTTTAAAATCAGCCAAAAATGTTCGTATAATTTAGCAactgttttaaaaaataaaccttAATTCTGAAATGCTGCATTAGGAAATCTGTGTGTGTGCAAGTATAACCTGTGTGTATATACTTCAAGCCTCGAAGAAGCTGATAAAGAAAAAACTGGTAATGTTCTCGAGTCAAATCATCATTTGCTTTGATGACCTGATGTAAATCAGATTCCATTAGTTCAAAAACAACATATATATCCTTGAATTCCCTTCTAGAAGGAGGTAACAAAATATGCTTAATCTCCACAATATCAGGATGGCGTAAGAGTCTAAGAAGCTTGATCTCCCGAAGAATGCGAGTAGCATCAGAGACATGTTCAAATATATCATTTATCTTCTTTATTGCAACCTTTTCTCCAGTGTGTGTATCATATGCAGAGCAAACAACACCATAACTTCCTTTGCCAATTACTTCCTCTATTTTGTATCTACTCCCTTCACCATACTCTGTAAAGAAATCTACATCTACAGAGGACTGCATAAATACAAAACAATAAACTTGGTGAACAACTGAACAtcctaaaccaaaaaaaaaaaaaaatccttatgTTTCAAATATCCAAGGCATATATTTACTCAGGAACACAGAACAAGGTTTCATACATTTTGGATTATGGTCAGGGAAGCACAGACATAGACATAAACATAATTTCCTCTGCATCAGACATGGCGAGAAGTCCACAACGAAATCAAAATAGAAACAGATAGAAACAATGAAGACAATGAGAAATCTTACCTTTTTTCTATGATCATGCATCATCTTTGAAGCCAAGCATAAAACCAGTCAATGATTTAAGCTGAAAGATAAATTCAGATCACTGTACTCCACTTCTACTCCGAAAATCCAGGGATCAAAAGGGGCTGATCAAAGTGCCACCAACAAGAAAGAGAAATAGACAAAAGAGAGaacttttcaattcaaagttgAAGACAGCCGAATATGAGAACAGACCCAACAAAGTTTGGCACTTTGGCGGCTAAAAAGACAAGTGCAATTGAAACAAATGAACATAAAAGTGTGGAAACAAGAACAAGATAAACCAAGACAATTTGGCGGTAGTACCAAAAATGTAGCTGAAAATGCCAATGTTACAGATCACGTGGAAGAACCATTTTTTGTTGTAAGCAATTTAGCTGAGAATCAGcagagaggaagaaaaaaattgaaggatCTATCAACTGTGGCGATGATCACTAACACCGCTTAAAGGaatgaataaaacaaaatataataatacaaaagAGGCACAGAAAAAAGCGAAATGCTTGGAATTTCGGAGCagattaagattcaattttcttgtgctgcagaaagtGGAAAAGTTGAAGAAGAACACTACAGAGATTGAAACGAACAATTGGGActgaagaaaaactaaaaaatcgAACTTTCgaatcagagagagagagaaagagaaagagaccGTGTACTTGAAGCTGAAGAAGGCTCTATGGTGTTTGAGTTCTGAAACAGAGAGAGAGACACATAAAAcgaatgaaaatgaaaaatatatattaataaataaataaattacgaAAATTTATTTCGATTTTAAAATGGCAGGTATTGTAAAATGACATTTTTACCCACCTGATAGTCAAATTTcataaattcttttttgtttcccTTTATTGGGGGTAATTAAAACTGGTCTTGGATAAGGTTGTGGGTGTGAATGTGTGGTGTTATGTGGCACAGAATAGAGTCAATGCAAAGTTACTATAACAATTGGATCTTAGTACATTACTCATTTCTGTTTTGTGATTTAATT is part of the Arachis duranensis cultivar V14167 chromosome 1, aradu.V14167.gnm2.J7QH, whole genome shotgun sequence genome and encodes:
- the LOC107464868 gene encoding mitogen-activated protein kinase 15, whose product is MMHDHRKKSSVDVDFFTEYGEGSRYKIEEVIGKGSYGVVCSAYDTHTGEKVAIKKINDIFEHVSDATRILREIKLLRLLRHPDIVEIKHILLPPSRREFKDIYVVFELMESDLHQVIKANDDLTREHYQFFLYQLLRGLKYIHTANVFHRDLKPKNILANADCKLKICDFGLARVAFNDTPTAIFWTDYVATRWYRAPELCGSFFSKYTPAIDIWSIGCIFAELLTGKPLFPGKNVVHQLDLMTDFLGTPSHEAIARVRNEKARRYLSSMRRKKPVPFSQKFPNADPPALRLLERMLAFEPKDRPTADEALADPYFKGLAKVEREPSAQPVTKMEFEFERRRITKEDVRELIYREALEYHPKMLKEHLEGAEPTGFMYPSAVDHFKKQFAYLEEHYGKGGTVTPPERQHASLPRPCVLYSDKSKPNVSEVAEDLSKCSVKESEKPAIDRNGVIPLTKPPLHAPQNIQGIAARSGRVAGSALNYNNCGVAVTAEAAPRRMVRNPPVSTQYAASSCSYPRRNPSCKTERPEDNGIEGSNGLQPKPQYMARKVAAAQGGAGGHW